The DNA segment TCGAGACGTTCCACGAAGTCGCGGGCAGTCTCGAAAGTGGTGTCTTCCGTTGCAATGCCGCGCACCAGCTCTACCAGCTTCATCACCGGCACCGGGTTCATGAAATGGATGCCGATGAAGCGCTCCGGTCGATCCGTCTGTGCAGCAAGGCGCGTGATGGAGATGGATGAGGTGTTGGAAGCGACCAGGGCCTCCGGGTTCAGAACCGGGCAAAGCTGCGCGAAGATCTTGCGCTTGATGGTCTCGTCTTCGGTGGCAGCCTCGATGACCAGGTCCGCATCGGCGAGATCTTCCATCTTGTGTGCAGGATTGATGCGCTTGAGAGCGTCCTGACGATCCTCGTCCTTCAGCTTGCCGGAAGATACCTGCCGGGCCATGTTGCCGCTGATGGTGGCGATCCCAGCCTCGATGCGCTCAGCTGAGAGATCATACAGCTTTACCTTGAAGCCGGATGCTGCGCAGACATGGGCAATACCGCTGCCCATCTGCCCCGCTCCGATCACG comes from the Nitratireductor basaltis genome and includes:
- a CDS encoding 3-hydroxybutyryl-CoA dehydrogenase, encoding MTARIETVGVIGAGQMGSGIAHVCAASGFKVKLYDLSAERIEAGIATISGNMARQVSSGKLKDEDRQDALKRINPAHKMEDLADADLVIEAATEDETIKRKIFAQLCPVLNPEALVASNTSSISITRLAAQTDRPERFIGIHFMNPVPVMKLVELVRGIATEDTTFETARDFVERLDKTITVAEDFPAFIVNRILLPMINEAIYTLYEGVGTVEAIDTAMKLGANHPMGPLQLADFIGLDTCLSIMQVLYEGLADSKYRPCPLLVKYVEAGWLGRKAGRGFYDYRGEHPVPTR